Proteins encoded together in one Stutzerimonas stutzeri window:
- the acnB gene encoding bifunctional aconitate hydratase 2/2-methylisocitrate dehydratase, with product MLEAYRKHVEERAAQGVVPQPLNAEQTAGLIELLKNPPAGEEAFLVDLITNRVPAGVDEAAYVKAGFLSALAKGETSSPLLSKQRAVELLGTMQGGYNIATLVELLDSAELGAVAAEQLKHTLLMFDAFHDVAEKAKAGNQHAKAVMQSWAEGEWFTNRPAVAEKITLSVFKVTGETNTDDLSPAPDAWSRPDIPLHALAMLKMARDGINPDVPGSVGPIKQMEELKDKGFPVAYVGDVVGTGSSRKSATNSVLWFFGDDIPFVPNKRAGGFCFGTKIAPIFYNTMEDAGALPIEFDCTNLAMGDVIDVYPYAGKVCKHGTDEVITTFELKTEVLLDEVRAGGRIPLIIGRGLTEKARAELGLAPSTLFKKPEAPADSGKGFTLAQKMVGRACGLPEGQGVRPGTYCEPKMTTVGSQDTTGPMTRDELKDLACLGFSADLVMQSFCHTAAYPKPIDVNTHHTLPDFIMTRGGVSLRPGDGIIHSWLNRMLLPDTVGTGGDSHTRFPIGISFPAGSGLVAFAAATGVMPLDMPESVLVRFKGQMQPGITLRDLVHAIPYYAIQQGLLTVEKKGKKNIFSGRILEIEGLNQLTVEQAFELSDASAERSAAGCTIKLPEESIAEYLKSNITMLRWMISEGYGDARTLERRARAMEAWLANPQLLEADKDAEYAAVIEIDLSEVKEPVLCAPNDPDDARLLSTVAGEKIDEVFIGSCMTNIGHFRAAGKLLDKVKGGIPTRLWLAPPTKMDAHQLTEEGYYGIYGKAGARMEMPGCSLCMGNQARVQTGSTVVSTSTRNFPNRLGDATNVYLASAELAAVASIIGKLPTVAEYMEYAKNIDSMAADIYRYLSFDQIAEFRDAAEKTKIKVVEV from the coding sequence GTGCTTGAAGCCTATCGCAAACACGTAGAAGAGCGTGCCGCCCAGGGCGTTGTGCCCCAGCCGCTGAACGCCGAACAGACCGCCGGCCTGATCGAATTGCTGAAGAACCCGCCAGCGGGCGAAGAAGCATTCCTCGTTGACCTGATCACCAACCGCGTCCCCGCGGGCGTCGACGAGGCTGCCTACGTCAAGGCCGGCTTCCTGTCCGCCCTGGCCAAGGGCGAAACCTCTTCTCCGCTGCTGAGCAAGCAGCGTGCCGTCGAACTGCTGGGCACCATGCAGGGCGGCTACAACATCGCCACCCTGGTCGAGCTGCTGGACAGCGCGGAACTGGGCGCAGTCGCCGCCGAGCAACTGAAGCACACCCTGCTGATGTTCGACGCCTTCCATGACGTCGCCGAGAAGGCCAAGGCCGGCAACCAGCACGCCAAGGCCGTCATGCAGTCCTGGGCCGAAGGCGAGTGGTTCACCAACCGCCCGGCGGTTGCCGAAAAGATCACCCTGTCCGTCTTCAAGGTCACTGGTGAAACCAACACCGACGACCTGTCGCCGGCTCCGGATGCCTGGTCGCGCCCGGACATCCCGCTGCACGCTCTGGCCATGCTGAAAATGGCTCGCGACGGCATCAACCCGGACGTACCCGGTTCCGTCGGTCCGATCAAGCAGATGGAAGAGCTGAAAGACAAGGGCTTCCCGGTTGCCTATGTCGGCGACGTGGTCGGTACCGGTTCTTCGCGCAAGTCCGCCACCAACTCGGTGCTGTGGTTCTTCGGCGACGACATCCCCTTCGTTCCGAACAAGCGCGCTGGCGGCTTCTGCTTCGGCACCAAGATCGCCCCGATCTTCTACAACACCATGGAAGACGCCGGCGCCCTGCCGATCGAGTTCGACTGCACCAACCTGGCCATGGGCGACGTGATCGACGTCTATCCCTACGCTGGCAAGGTCTGCAAGCACGGTACCGATGAAGTCATCACCACCTTCGAGCTGAAAACCGAAGTCCTGCTGGACGAAGTCCGTGCCGGCGGCCGTATTCCGCTGATCATTGGCCGTGGCCTCACCGAGAAGGCGCGTGCCGAGCTGGGCCTGGCGCCGTCCACCCTGTTCAAAAAGCCGGAAGCTCCGGCGGACAGCGGCAAAGGCTTCACCTTGGCACAGAAGATGGTCGGTCGCGCCTGCGGTCTGCCGGAAGGCCAGGGCGTGCGCCCGGGCACCTACTGCGAGCCGAAGATGACCACCGTGGGCTCCCAGGACACCACTGGCCCGATGACCCGCGACGAGCTGAAGGACCTGGCTTGCCTGGGCTTCTCCGCTGACCTGGTCATGCAGTCGTTCTGCCACACCGCGGCCTATCCGAAGCCGATCGACGTCAACACCCACCACACCCTGCCGGACTTCATCATGACCCGCGGCGGTGTGTCCCTGCGTCCAGGCGACGGCATCATCCACAGCTGGCTGAACCGCATGCTGCTGCCCGACACCGTCGGCACTGGCGGCGACTCGCACACCCGCTTCCCGATCGGTATCTCCTTCCCGGCGGGTTCTGGCCTGGTCGCCTTCGCCGCCGCCACTGGCGTCATGCCGCTGGACATGCCGGAGTCGGTACTGGTGCGCTTCAAGGGTCAGATGCAGCCTGGCATCACCCTGCGCGACCTGGTTCATGCGATTCCCTACTACGCCATTCAGCAAGGTCTGCTCACCGTCGAGAAGAAAGGCAAGAAGAACATCTTCTCCGGCCGCATCCTCGAGATCGAAGGTCTGAACCAGCTGACCGTCGAGCAGGCGTTCGAGCTGTCCGACGCGTCCGCCGAGCGTTCGGCTGCTGGCTGCACCATCAAGCTGCCGGAAGAGTCGATCGCCGAGTACCTGAAGTCGAACATCACCATGCTGCGCTGGATGATCAGCGAAGGCTACGGCGATGCCCGTACTCTGGAGCGTCGCGCTCGCGCGATGGAAGCCTGGCTGGCCAACCCGCAACTGCTGGAAGCTGACAAGGACGCCGAATACGCGGCCGTGATCGAGATCGACCTGTCCGAAGTGAAAGAGCCCGTGCTCTGCGCACCGAACGACCCGGACGATGCCCGCCTGCTGTCCACCGTTGCCGGCGAGAAGATCGACGAAGTCTTCATCGGTTCCTGCATGACCAACATCGGCCACTTCCGCGCTGCCGGCAAGCTGTTGGACAAGGTCAAGGGCGGCATCCCGACCCGTCTGTGGCTGGCTCCGCCGACCAAGATGGACGCTCACCAGCTGACCGAGGAAGGCTACTACGGCATCTACGGCAAGGCCGGTGCGCGCATGGAAATGCCGGGCTGCTCGCTGTGCATGGGTAACCAGGCGCGCGTACAGACCGGTTCGACCGTGGTCTCCACCTCGACCCGTAACTTCCCGAACCGTCTGGGCGACGCCACCAACGTCTACCTGGCATCGGCCGAGCTGGCTGCAGTCGCATCCATCATCGGCAAGCTGCCGACGGTCGCGGAGTACATGGAATACGCGAAGAACATCGACAGCATGGCTGCCGACATCTATCGCTACCTGTCCTTCGACCAGATCGCCGAGTTCCGTGACGCTGCGGAGAAGACCAAGATCAAGGTCGTCGAAGTCTGA
- a CDS encoding DUF1289 domain-containing protein — MSSQRIKTPCIGLCSTVYGDVVCRGCKRFHHEVVNWNAYDDMEKRAVWRRLETLLAQVMAAKLEVFDPQLLRQQLEARQIRFVPEQSPYCWAYQLIARGARVIQQLEAYGVVLLPEFREWPLPELRDAVDREFFLLSEAHYERYIAPRFLREGMDLRI, encoded by the coding sequence ATGTCCAGCCAGCGCATCAAAACCCCATGCATAGGTCTTTGCTCGACGGTCTACGGTGACGTCGTATGCCGTGGCTGCAAGCGCTTTCACCATGAGGTGGTAAACTGGAACGCCTATGACGACATGGAAAAGCGTGCGGTATGGCGGCGCCTGGAAACCCTATTGGCTCAGGTCATGGCGGCCAAGCTCGAGGTGTTCGACCCGCAGTTGCTTCGCCAGCAGTTGGAGGCCCGACAGATCCGTTTCGTCCCGGAGCAGTCGCCCTATTGCTGGGCATATCAATTGATAGCTCGAGGCGCTCGGGTCATTCAGCAGCTCGAGGCCTATGGCGTCGTCCTGCTTCCGGAATTTCGCGAGTGGCCGCTACCGGAGCTGCGCGACGCGGTCGACCGGGAATTCTTTCTGCTCTCCGAAGCCCACTACGAGCGTTACATCGCGCCGCGCTTCCTGCGTGAAGGCATGGATCTGCGCATCTGA
- a CDS encoding universal stress protein: MQAIRCILVVIDPNQPQELALKRAHLISTVSQSRLHLLACDAKHDHSGHLANLRAQLESEGHQVTTQQAWHESLHQTIIAAQQAEGCGLVVKQHVPDNPLKRALLTPEDWKLLRYCPCPVLMVKTDNPWTGGNILAAVDVGNADLEHRTLHATIVNHGYEIANLADGKLHVISAHPSAMLSAADPAFQLKETIEARYREACKRFQEEFDIPDAQLHVEEGPADALIPRVCHQLKAVVTVIGTVARTGFSGALMGNTAEVVLDTLESDVLVLKPDDVIDHLEDLVRH, encoded by the coding sequence ATGCAAGCCATTCGCTGCATCCTCGTGGTAATTGATCCGAACCAGCCACAAGAGCTGGCCTTGAAACGAGCACACCTGATCTCGACCGTCAGCCAGTCGCGCCTGCACCTGCTGGCCTGCGATGCCAAGCACGATCACAGCGGGCATCTAGCGAATCTGCGTGCGCAGCTGGAAAGCGAGGGGCATCAGGTCACCACACAACAGGCATGGCACGAAAGTCTGCACCAGACCATCATCGCTGCCCAGCAGGCCGAGGGCTGTGGTCTGGTCGTCAAGCAACACGTGCCGGACAACCCGCTCAAGCGCGCCCTGCTTACGCCGGAAGACTGGAAGCTGCTGCGCTACTGCCCCTGCCCGGTGCTGATGGTGAAAACCGACAACCCATGGACCGGTGGCAACATCCTCGCTGCGGTGGATGTGGGCAATGCCGATCTCGAGCACCGTACGCTCCACGCCACCATCGTCAACCACGGCTACGAGATCGCCAACCTGGCTGACGGCAAGCTGCATGTGATCAGCGCGCACCCTTCCGCCATGCTGTCCGCGGCCGACCCGGCGTTCCAGTTGAAGGAAACCATCGAGGCGCGTTATCGAGAGGCCTGCAAGCGCTTCCAGGAGGAGTTCGATATTCCGGACGCACAGCTGCACGTCGAGGAGGGTCCGGCCGATGCGCTGATCCCCAGGGTCTGTCATCAGCTCAAGGCCGTCGTCACGGTCATCGGCACAGTGGCACGCACGGGGTTCTCCGGCGCGCTGATGGGCAATACCGCCGAAGTGGTGCTGGATACGCTGGAAAGCGACGTGCTGGTACTCAAGCCGGACGACGTCATCGACCACCTCGAAGATCTGGTCCGCCATTGA
- a CDS encoding tRNA-(ms[2]io[6]A)-hydroxylase produces the protein MLPDLNDFLACATPAAWVEAALQNQDVMLIDHGNCEKKAAGSAFQLMFRYVDKPDLQNKMSRLAREELRHFEQVLAIIRRREIELRNVGSSRYAAGLRELVRNHEPYRLTDTLVIGAFIEARSCERFAMLVPHLDEELGKFYHGLLKSEARHFQDYLRLAYLYGDAADVDATIVRVRERERELIESPDSEFRFHSGVPAAA, from the coding sequence ATGCTGCCTGATCTGAACGACTTCCTCGCCTGCGCCACTCCCGCTGCCTGGGTGGAGGCTGCCTTGCAGAACCAGGACGTGATGCTGATCGACCACGGCAACTGCGAGAAAAAGGCGGCGGGGTCGGCGTTTCAGTTGATGTTCCGCTATGTCGACAAACCCGACCTGCAGAACAAGATGTCGCGTCTGGCGCGGGAGGAGCTGCGTCATTTCGAGCAGGTGCTGGCGATCATCCGTCGCCGCGAGATCGAGTTGCGCAATGTTGGCTCGTCTCGCTATGCCGCAGGATTGCGCGAGCTCGTGCGCAACCACGAACCCTATCGGTTAACCGACACGCTGGTGATCGGCGCCTTTATCGAGGCGCGCTCCTGTGAGCGCTTCGCCATGCTCGTGCCGCACTTGGACGAGGAGCTGGGCAAGTTCTATCACGGGCTGCTCAAGTCGGAAGCGCGGCACTTCCAAGATTACCTCAGGCTGGCTTATCTGTATGGCGACGCCGCCGATGTGGACGCCACCATCGTTCGGGTGCGCGAGCGGGAAAGGGAACTGATCGAAAGCCCGGACAGCGAGTTCCGGTTTCACAGCGGCGTGCCGGCGGCAGCCTAG